One Vallitalea pronyensis genomic region harbors:
- a CDS encoding sensor histidine kinase, which yields MSKPLNHLTICRYVLLLGPIIGTILNTSVSVYPPLVFLSLCLFINAQLRIRLFKNRLFLCSLGLEVLLVLYLHALAPGYVHLVLFATLIDVALRLKKESYYMVILIAAALLYTVYRSFSMEWVIITLFFFLITCLLLRQLRLELDKRINTEELYDQIRKNNYELESAKVRLLNYAKQVKKISQLEERNRISRELHDSIGHDLTGILMQVDATMHIIPLNQEKGLDMLSSAYQNIRHSIDNVSQTVRKLHPITTNHMHALNALIEKFQKDTGVPIAFKTTGMTYPLHPNIEIVLYKNIREALTNAVRHGHVEHIHILLHYNSQHIQLTIDDDGTGCSNLEKGLGLKGMEERLELVGGTIAFSGDKGFHIHMTIPRKEVE from the coding sequence ATGTCAAAACCCCTTAACCATTTAACCATATGCCGTTATGTATTGCTGCTGGGACCCATTATCGGAACGATACTTAACACATCTGTTTCCGTATATCCACCCTTAGTATTTCTTTCATTATGTCTTTTTATTAATGCACAACTAAGAATAAGGTTGTTTAAAAACCGTCTGTTTTTATGCTCCTTAGGTCTTGAAGTGCTGCTAGTGTTGTATCTTCATGCTCTTGCACCTGGCTATGTTCACCTTGTTTTATTCGCCACATTAATCGATGTTGCCTTACGTCTTAAAAAAGAATCCTATTATATGGTGATTTTAATAGCTGCTGCACTTTTATATACCGTATACCGCTCATTCTCAATGGAATGGGTCATCATCACCCTGTTTTTCTTTCTTATCACTTGCCTACTGCTGCGTCAACTTCGACTGGAATTGGATAAACGGATCAATACAGAGGAACTTTATGATCAGATACGAAAAAACAACTATGAATTAGAATCTGCCAAAGTTCGGTTATTAAATTACGCTAAACAAGTGAAAAAGATTTCCCAATTGGAGGAACGAAACAGAATATCAAGAGAACTGCATGATTCGATTGGTCATGATCTGACAGGTATCCTTATGCAAGTGGATGCCACCATGCACATCATCCCATTAAATCAAGAAAAAGGATTAGACATGCTGTCCTCTGCCTACCAAAATATTCGTCACAGTATTGATAATGTAAGTCAGACTGTACGGAAACTGCATCCTATTACCACCAATCATATGCATGCTTTGAACGCACTTATTGAAAAATTTCAAAAAGACACGGGTGTTCCTATTGCATTCAAGACCACTGGTATGACGTACCCATTGCATCCCAACATAGAAATTGTACTCTATAAAAACATACGGGAAGCGTTAACCAACGCTGTGCGCCATGGACATGTTGAGCACATCCACATTCTCCTGCACTATAACAGCCAGCATATTCAACTGACCATTGACGATGATGGGACGGGATGTTCCAATCTAGAAAAGGGTTTGGGTTTAAAGGGTATGGAAGAACGATTGGAGCTTGTAGGAGGTACCATTGCTTTTTCAGGTGATAAAGGATTTCACATTCATATGACAATACCTAGAAAGGAAGTTGAGTAA
- a CDS encoding response regulator transcription factor, whose product MPIRVAIADDDALIRDSLKMILDLDEDIQVVGVCSNGDDVYKLCMEVTVDVILMDIRMPVCDGIVGTKKIKQAFPHIHILILTTFQDDDYIFQALKNGANGYLLKNTPSTKIGEQIKLAYTGTMLIHPDITDKLSGMLRKEERKDLSDYMLTPREIEIIEHISEGYSNKEIANKLYLGESTVKNYISGILNKLELRDRTQIAIFYLKNRT is encoded by the coding sequence ATGCCTATCCGAGTTGCCATCGCAGATGATGATGCTTTAATACGAGATAGTCTTAAGATGATATTAGACTTAGACGAAGATATTCAAGTGGTTGGGGTTTGTTCCAATGGAGATGACGTCTACAAACTGTGTATGGAAGTAACCGTTGATGTGATCTTAATGGATATACGCATGCCTGTATGTGATGGCATCGTTGGTACCAAAAAAATTAAACAAGCATTCCCGCATATACACATCCTTATCTTAACCACCTTTCAGGATGATGACTATATCTTTCAAGCATTAAAAAATGGTGCAAATGGCTACCTTTTAAAAAACACACCCTCTACCAAAATTGGCGAACAAATCAAACTTGCCTATACAGGTACCATGCTGATTCATCCAGACATTACCGATAAGCTTTCTGGCATGCTCCGTAAAGAAGAGAGGAAAGATCTTTCGGATTATATGCTAACCCCTAGAGAAATTGAAATCATTGAACACATAAGCGAAGGTTATTCCAATAAAGAGATTGCTAATAAATTATATCTTGGAGAAAGTACCGTAAAAAATTATATTTCGGGTATCCTCAATAAATTAGAACTACGAGACAGAACCCAAATTGCCATTTTTTATTTAAAAAACCGCACATAA
- a CDS encoding ABC transporter ATP-binding protein: MALVTIHDLTKRYGHHIAVDNMSLDINKGDIFGLLGPNGAGKSTTLNMLCGLLKMDRGDIVIDGIHLHQNPLEAKKRLGLVPQEIALYDTLTARENIVFFGKLSGLKGHRLKERTNEALAFVGLTEKAHAFPKNFSGGMKRRLNIACALVHHPKIILMDEPTVGIDPQSRYNILQAIKRLNQMGSTIIYTSHYMEEVENLCSRIAIMDHGRIIASGTKETLKKIVSEQEKIRINCTNLNYNLLSDLKKLQGIKAVDTHDNTLEVVAENIQIILQDIFSILSQHDVRIKETQVVSPDLETVFLSLTGRTLRD, encoded by the coding sequence ATGGCTTTGGTAACAATTCACGATCTCACCAAAAGATACGGTCATCATATCGCTGTGGATAATATGAGCTTAGACATTAATAAAGGGGATATTTTTGGATTACTTGGACCTAACGGAGCTGGGAAAAGTACAACCCTTAACATGTTGTGTGGTTTACTAAAAATGGACCGAGGGGATATTGTTATTGACGGTATACACCTTCATCAAAATCCCTTGGAAGCTAAAAAACGACTAGGCTTAGTCCCTCAAGAAATTGCCTTATATGATACCCTGACAGCCCGAGAAAATATTGTATTTTTTGGTAAACTTTCAGGCCTTAAAGGTCATCGGTTAAAAGAACGAACCAATGAGGCTCTGGCATTTGTTGGGCTGACTGAAAAAGCCCATGCTTTCCCCAAAAATTTCTCAGGTGGGATGAAACGCAGACTCAATATTGCATGTGCCTTAGTGCATCACCCAAAAATTATACTGATGGATGAACCCACTGTGGGCATTGATCCTCAGTCAAGATATAATATCTTACAAGCAATCAAACGGCTGAATCAAATGGGGTCTACCATCATCTATACAAGCCACTACATGGAAGAAGTGGAAAATCTATGCTCCAGAATCGCCATTATGGACCATGGTCGTATCATTGCTTCTGGTACGAAAGAAACACTAAAAAAAATAGTAAGCGAACAAGAAAAAATTAGAATTAACTGTACCAATCTTAACTATAATTTACTTTCAGATTTAAAAAAATTACAAGGCATCAAAGCTGTTGATACCCATGACAATACCCTTGAGGTTGTTGCTGAAAATATACAAATCATTTTGCAGGATATCTTTTCTATTTTGTCACAGCATGATGTACGGATTAAAGAGACACAGGTGGTGTCACCAGATCTTGAGACCGTTTTTTTGTCGTTAACTGGCAGAACTTTAAGGGATTAG
- a CDS encoding ABC transporter permease has protein sequence MNWRTLLTITWLELLTTVRNTVALALTLIMPFLMVLLMGNVMKDTFNTMENNMEDSYLLPAHTQRILTEVIQEHDDTIKESTITHTLQEVDQHDFIIEERIHEGTNHNHLTSFQFFSASMFVFFALTSGMGIGSSLIDDRKNKTLKRIYAFPVKKSEYLLGKIIGNGIIAILQALSIIFITHVVFDVHWGNQYLGITLILLLLLFIAYGLGIILSIVMHSSGALTATLTIILWFMAFISGGFTGYPILGFVSKLTVNHWAFDSLATLMAGGKLQDIILHFVVLLGVAMVLWSISLALYDRRASHE, from the coding sequence GTGAACTGGAGAACGCTATTAACCATTACATGGCTGGAGCTCTTAACAACTGTTCGAAATACCGTAGCTTTGGCTTTAACTTTGATCATGCCCTTTTTAATGGTCTTGCTTATGGGAAATGTGATGAAGGATACGTTTAATACAATGGAAAATAACATGGAGGATTCCTACCTTTTACCTGCTCATACCCAACGTATTCTCACAGAAGTCATTCAGGAACATGATGACACCATAAAGGAATCGACCATAACCCATACCCTACAAGAAGTGGATCAACATGACTTTATTATTGAGGAACGTATCCATGAGGGCACTAATCATAACCATCTTACAAGTTTTCAATTTTTCTCTGCCAGTATGTTCGTCTTCTTTGCCTTGACTTCTGGCATGGGCATTGGTTCCAGCTTAATTGATGACAGAAAGAATAAGACATTAAAAAGAATTTACGCCTTTCCCGTAAAAAAAAGTGAGTACCTTTTAGGTAAAATAATCGGTAATGGCATCATTGCTATACTTCAAGCTCTTAGCATCATCTTCATCACACATGTTGTCTTTGATGTGCATTGGGGCAATCAGTATCTAGGTATAACCCTCATACTCCTTCTACTGCTTTTTATCGCTTATGGCTTAGGTATCATTTTATCCATTGTGATGCACTCCAGTGGAGCACTTACTGCAACCCTTACCATTATTCTGTGGTTTATGGCCTTTATCAGTGGGGGCTTTACGGGCTATCCCATATTGGGTTTTGTTAGCAAATTAACCGTTAATCATTGGGCTTTTGACTCCCTTGCTACCCTAATGGCTGGTGGCAAATTACAGGATATTATCCTTCATTTCGTTGTGCTGCTTGGTGTTGCTATGGTTCTATGGAGTATAAGTCTAGCATTATATGATAGGAGAGCTTCTCATGAATAG
- a CDS encoding ABC transporter permease, with protein MNSLRIAENVIKRAFRHKKQLLILILLPIIIIGMMTKLIDEQGTKRVSQVGYVNLDHGVMGASLIDYLKSHVNADFIELSKKDLATIQGQKVNVTLHIPEDFSQGISEPQMGNVTLQSTESIPVYEALKAETNHYMTSLYVIDKLADTSVIPHFLTSMEDTKPANAPITNDDLEADTPSVGYEGLLISIGFITIFMMMLILITMDTLIEDKKRLTLARIFSHPVKEWEVVTGNLLGSLSLGMLQLIPILITLKIVFGIPWGNVFIGMAIILLAFLIMTTLLGIGLIGIIKNNFNPLLIITTVVIPTSILGGTFIPASMMPDTINKIAYIVPQKWVMASLTKILGGEPLHAVLLHIGVILLFGLAFATFGTHSLKPLND; from the coding sequence ATGAATAGTTTACGTATTGCGGAAAATGTCATAAAAAGAGCTTTTAGACATAAAAAACAACTCCTCATCTTAATACTGCTTCCGATTATCATAATCGGTATGATGACCAAGCTTATTGATGAGCAAGGGACCAAAAGGGTCTCACAAGTGGGTTATGTCAACCTGGACCATGGCGTTATGGGTGCTTCCCTTATAGATTATTTGAAAAGCCATGTGAATGCAGACTTTATTGAACTGAGTAAAAAAGACTTAGCCACTATTCAAGGGCAAAAAGTTAATGTGACCCTACACATTCCAGAAGATTTTTCACAGGGAATCAGTGAACCACAGATGGGAAACGTAACGCTTCAGTCTACTGAATCCATACCTGTTTATGAAGCACTTAAGGCAGAAACCAATCACTACATGACCAGTTTATACGTTATTGACAAATTGGCAGATACAAGCGTCATACCACATTTCCTAACCAGCATGGAAGATACCAAGCCTGCCAATGCACCTATTACCAATGATGACCTAGAAGCAGATACACCATCTGTAGGTTATGAAGGGCTCCTCATATCCATAGGTTTTATCACCATCTTTATGATGATGCTGATATTAATCACCATGGATACCCTTATAGAAGATAAAAAAAGATTAACCTTAGCCCGGATCTTTTCCCATCCTGTTAAAGAGTGGGAAGTTGTCACAGGTAATCTATTAGGGAGCTTATCCCTTGGTATGCTCCAGCTTATACCCATACTCATCACACTAAAAATAGTCTTTGGAATACCTTGGGGGAATGTGTTTATTGGTATGGCCATCATCTTATTGGCATTCCTAATCATGACTACTTTACTGGGTATCGGGTTAATAGGTATTATTAAGAACAATTTCAATCCTCTGCTCATCATCACCACAGTGGTTATTCCTACGTCAATCCTTGGAGGTACATTTATACCTGCTTCCATGATGCCGGATACGATTAACAAGATTGCCTATATTGTTCCTCAGAAATGGGTCATGGCGTCATTAACTAAAATTTTAGGTGGGGAACCTCTTCATGCTGTGTTGCTGCATATAGGTGTTATCCTTCTGTTTGGACTGGCTTTTGCCACCTTTGGTACACATAGCTTAAAACCCCTTAATGATTAA
- a CDS encoding GntR family transcriptional regulator yields the protein MINVDPRSSTPIYEQIINEVKTSILKGMLVPGDKLPSVRQLSKNLIVNPNTVSKAYMELERQKVIQTLKGRGTYVSMDYNPTKEATKINIMKNNLKNIVVEAHYIGIGKQELIGIIETIYNEIGGSHSC from the coding sequence ATGATTAACGTTGACCCAAGAAGCAGCACGCCTATCTATGAGCAAATCATCAATGAAGTTAAGACTTCTATTTTAAAAGGCATGTTAGTTCCAGGCGATAAATTACCCTCAGTGCGTCAACTATCTAAGAATCTCATTGTCAACCCCAATACCGTAAGCAAAGCCTATATGGAACTAGAGCGTCAAAAGGTCATTCAAACCTTAAAAGGCAGAGGGACTTATGTTTCCATGGACTATAACCCTACAAAAGAAGCGACTAAAATTAACATTATGAAAAATAACCTAAAAAATATTGTTGTAGAAGCCCATTATATCGGTATAGGAAAACAAGAACTCATTGGGATCATTGAGACAATCTATAATGAAATTGGAGGTAGTCATTCATGTTAA
- a CDS encoding ABC transporter ATP-binding protein, with protein MLNVQGVYKLIDDNTILRNITFTIQPGSIFGLIGPNGSGKSTLLRCITGIYKMDAGIIEFNEQPIFDNTFIKEKIGYVADYNHFYATYTVQAMINLFHDSYPTFDPERFRQMNELFKINKRMLISKLSKGMRTKLSLMLALSIHPHLLILDEPTSGLDPASRRAVLDMLLTEVCERQIAILIASHNLSEVERICDVIGILKEGTIEYTNSLENMKKNIRKYQFVLKEDVPTDFSSIEGTISYKQKGRVHYLVTKDNDKFELAMRDVNTHFIEEIDLSLEDMFIYSTGGIEHGE; from the coding sequence ATGTTAAATGTTCAAGGTGTTTATAAACTTATCGATGACAATACCATATTAAGAAATATAACGTTTACCATTCAACCTGGGTCTATCTTCGGTCTCATTGGTCCTAATGGTTCCGGTAAAAGCACACTGCTTCGATGTATTACAGGCATCTACAAGATGGATGCAGGCATTATTGAATTTAATGAGCAGCCTATATTTGACAACACGTTTATTAAAGAAAAGATTGGTTACGTTGCCGATTACAATCACTTTTATGCTACTTATACGGTGCAAGCAATGATAAATTTATTTCATGATAGTTACCCTACCTTTGACCCTGAACGGTTTCGCCAGATGAACGAACTGTTCAAGATTAATAAGCGTATGCTTATTAGCAAATTATCAAAAGGTATGCGTACAAAACTATCTTTGATGCTGGCCCTATCCATTCACCCACACTTGCTTATTTTGGATGAACCCACCTCTGGTTTAGATCCTGCAAGTCGTCGAGCTGTACTGGATATGCTGTTAACTGAAGTATGCGAACGGCAAATTGCCATATTGATTGCCTCACATAACCTGAGCGAAGTGGAACGTATCTGTGATGTTATCGGCATACTAAAAGAAGGTACCATTGAATACACCAACTCCTTAGAAAACATGAAGAAAAACATTCGAAAATACCAGTTTGTATTAAAAGAAGATGTACCAACAGATTTTTCGTCCATAGAAGGTACCATTAGTTATAAACAAAAAGGGCGTGTCCATTATCTTGTAACCAAGGATAATGATAAGTTTGAGCTAGCCATGCGTGATGTTAATACGCATTTCATAGAAGAAATTGATTTAAGTCTTGAAGATATGTTTATTTATTCTACAGGAGGTATAGAACATGGTGAATAA
- a CDS encoding ABC-2 transporter permease — protein sequence MVNKTLFLKDWKTLKWNSLLFFFILFTVRIIPAYIHLYAYTHTKGTAHVSDPYTLWDIFRVNLLNVNLSHTLINVAFVILTAFILFYDSRSGSYSLLASMPFNRQEIIVTKLVSGVVSILMPYVFLLLFGIGIYYTYINNTVVGSPDILFNLAKWFLMVLLVYLTIFLMAMMFQSLLGNQIIAAVITGIMLIFPIGFLGMIQLLINQLTGGVAYSLYHLGQKLTIVDYIAGFHRDYLFKVILLVFLSIVFTEITYLAYSRNQFEKNGQFSMFLPLEKVFVVCFSICTSLLVTVILSMSSSFRYFGISSLFLLIFGFAVGLLFSIILIKLLKRLSHRPK from the coding sequence ATGGTGAATAAAACCTTATTTCTAAAAGATTGGAAAACTTTGAAATGGAATAGCCTGTTATTCTTTTTTATACTGTTTACTGTAAGGATTATTCCAGCTTATATCCATCTCTATGCCTATACCCATACGAAAGGTACTGCTCATGTCAGTGACCCCTATACATTATGGGATATTTTTAGAGTTAATCTTCTAAATGTGAACTTAAGTCATACACTCATTAATGTAGCTTTTGTTATCCTTACAGCCTTTATACTTTTTTATGATTCTCGTAGTGGTTCTTATTCCTTGTTGGCGTCTATGCCTTTTAACCGACAAGAAATCATTGTAACGAAATTGGTATCCGGCGTTGTATCCATTTTGATGCCTTATGTTTTTTTACTGTTATTCGGCATAGGTATCTACTATACGTACATCAACAATACCGTGGTTGGAAGTCCTGACATTCTATTTAATTTAGCCAAATGGTTTTTAATGGTACTCCTTGTCTACCTGACCATATTTTTAATGGCCATGATGTTTCAATCCCTCTTGGGGAATCAGATTATCGCAGCAGTGATTACAGGAATTATGCTCATCTTCCCTATTGGGTTCTTAGGCATGATTCAACTGTTAATTAATCAATTAACTGGAGGGGTAGCGTACAGCCTGTATCATCTAGGTCAAAAATTAACCATTGTTGACTATATAGCCGGCTTTCATCGAGATTATCTTTTTAAAGTTATTTTACTTGTCTTCTTGAGCATTGTATTTACAGAAATAACATACCTGGCTTATTCACGTAATCAATTTGAGAAAAATGGCCAATTTTCCATGTTTCTGCCTTTGGAAAAAGTCTTCGTTGTTTGCTTCTCTATATGCACAAGTTTATTAGTGACTGTTATTTTGAGCATGTCCAGCTCATTCCGTTATTTTGGTATCAGCAGTTTGTTTTTATTAATATTTGGTTTTGCCGTTGGCTTACTCTTTTCTATTATCTTGATTAAACTCTTGAAAAGACTCAGCCACCGGCCCAAATAA
- a CDS encoding DUF4825 domain-containing protein produces the protein MKLSVLKSCLVGLIGIMLTVVIVGCYSGGGETINEDVTLENMDLEKLATYKKSYVGDNSAVGNILDRLLGNKYRQTFSLTEDSITSHYGLSDSTKEEEKTELEDALEGYVEDHGNQLFFNNALALFILVQNVDVVTFEIDTQTPVTFTVNRDDMHNLLEVDDLQHYAEDIEAWQQLIDQKIKALSDDTIQWIQDHTQ, from the coding sequence ATGAAATTATCTGTATTAAAATCATGCCTGGTTGGCCTAATAGGCATCATGCTAACCGTGGTCATTGTTGGGTGCTACTCTGGAGGGGGAGAAACCATCAATGAAGACGTTACTTTAGAGAACATGGACCTTGAGAAACTTGCAACATATAAGAAATCCTATGTTGGTGATAACAGCGCTGTTGGTAATATCCTTGACAGGCTATTGGGTAACAAGTACCGGCAAACATTTTCTTTAACTGAGGACAGCATCACATCACACTATGGGTTAAGTGATTCCACAAAAGAAGAGGAAAAAACTGAACTTGAAGATGCTTTAGAAGGTTACGTTGAAGATCATGGTAACCAATTGTTTTTTAACAATGCCCTTGCGCTATTTATTCTCGTTCAGAATGTGGATGTGGTTACCTTTGAAATTGATACGCAAACACCTGTTACCTTTACTGTAAACCGTGATGATATGCATAACTTATTGGAAGTGGATGACTTGCAACATTATGCTGAAGACATAGAAGCATGGCAACAGCTCATTGACCAAAAGATTAAAGCCTTATCAGATGATACGATTCAATGGATTCAAGACCATACGCAATAA
- a CDS encoding ABC transporter ATP-binding protein — protein MGNERVVALDNISLDINKGECCCILGTSGSGKSTLLNMIAGLEKPTKGLINVKGNRIDKMNEKKVTKFRQKHVGFVFQSYNLLPNLTALENVAMPLIFTGMPKKKREKEAKRMLSAVGLGDRLRHKPSQMSGGQQQRVSIARAFVGTPEIVFADEPTGNLDTKTTMEVMKLITTIAKDNNQTLIIVTHDVETSVYANRVIHVRDGLIESIEMNEIEEVEEKKQEA, from the coding sequence ATGGGCAACGAACGGGTTGTAGCTCTTGATAACATTAGTCTTGATATTAATAAAGGTGAGTGTTGTTGCATTCTAGGTACATCAGGTTCTGGAAAGTCAACACTTTTGAACATGATTGCTGGTCTTGAAAAACCAACAAAAGGCCTTATTAATGTTAAAGGTAATCGCATTGATAAAATGAATGAAAAGAAAGTAACGAAATTTCGTCAAAAACATGTAGGTTTTGTCTTTCAATCTTATAATCTATTACCCAACTTAACCGCCCTTGAAAATGTTGCCATGCCTCTCATCTTTACGGGCATGCCTAAGAAAAAAAGGGAAAAAGAAGCCAAACGTATGCTTAGTGCTGTAGGGCTAGGTGACCGTCTGCGTCATAAACCATCTCAAATGAGTGGTGGTCAGCAACAGCGTGTCAGTATCGCCCGAGCCTTTGTTGGCACCCCTGAGATTGTATTTGCCGACGAACCAACAGGTAACTTAGATACCAAAACGACCATGGAAGTCATGAAATTAATCACGACGATTGCTAAAGACAATAATCAAACATTGATTATCGTCACCCATGACGTGGAAACATCTGTCTATGCTAACCGTGTTATACATGTTAGAGACGGACTGATTGAAAGTATAGAAATGAATGAAATTGAAGAAGTTGAAGAAAAGAAACAGGAGGCTTAA
- a CDS encoding COG1361 S-layer family protein, with the protein MKKARLLIYLCALLVCTVAGSVEVSADTALNITQVTSKDNINIGDKFDLTLQLNTATTDDTKLIISASSFYVRDGLISRSVKNKASVTIPLECKNLDDDKITITFDYPNDTSTKETLSLDLLPNSSDSSSTPTDTKKYAPKLAIVNESVPSTMAGNNLELDLEVKNTGSYTAKDIVVEFVPPTDENFKYEISTISLVDKVAKLKKEETAKLSYAIAVKSTTPPKTYKCTIKYTYSNLYGDVTKDEQDIYIKVTKGYPAIDLAVTDVTTTPAVVNAGEEVNLTLKVNNNAGMKTVNKVTLSLEGLAKDGVSGFSMTNGVNSKDILNLSPQEKGNEVTFSLLAGSDLKKGSYPLTLVMKYMDTEHEEKEIKKEIYINVNSDSDKSTDITIQNVAAPTGRITYGKSFKVGLDIQNTGEADLKDVVVTATGVDNTVMMPMSQNVQVVENLAVGASQHLTFLFQASDLAETKNYLINFEVKGKSDKDKETPTFSQYVGVSVEGKQKEDDNSTTSKPIIIISDFVINPKIVNAGETFDVKLTFMNTHRDKKIENIKVSFSAEKTTDTDAQKVGSVFTPVDTSSTFHIEEIGPKQTAEHEVTFFTIPSAPAKVHNLDVTFYYEYKGADGKILTETLYDAVRATVVQPSRFITSDIRVPETVFVQEPVNISLEISNTGKTTLDNFTVAVEGFGSSNSRQYLGNLEPGNTTYYDVDIFAEQPGDVTGNLIFSYTKPDGSDEIVKKEIKTMAQEMQMPDMSEMETGNFDQMKPEEKKSNKMLYIIGGSIAGIIILIIIIVIIRKRKKKKELEFDE; encoded by the coding sequence ATGAAAAAAGCAAGACTATTGATCTATTTATGTGCATTATTGGTATGCACAGTGGCTGGTAGTGTGGAGGTATCAGCTGATACAGCCCTAAACATAACTCAAGTAACAAGCAAAGACAATATTAACATAGGTGATAAATTTGACTTAACATTACAGTTAAATACTGCTACTACAGATGATACGAAACTAATTATTTCAGCAAGTAGCTTCTATGTTAGAGATGGTTTGATATCTCGAAGCGTAAAAAATAAAGCAAGTGTCACCATTCCTTTAGAATGTAAAAATCTTGATGATGATAAAATAACCATAACATTCGATTATCCAAATGATACATCAACTAAAGAAACTCTTAGTTTGGATTTACTCCCTAATAGCTCCGACTCCTCTTCTACACCTACAGACACCAAAAAGTACGCGCCTAAACTAGCCATCGTAAACGAATCCGTACCATCAACCATGGCGGGTAACAATCTGGAGCTTGACCTAGAAGTTAAAAACACAGGTTCTTATACAGCTAAAGATATCGTAGTAGAATTCGTACCACCTACAGATGAAAATTTCAAATATGAAATCAGTACCATTAGCTTGGTGGATAAAGTGGCTAAGTTAAAAAAAGAAGAAACAGCTAAGCTCAGTTATGCAATTGCTGTAAAATCCACTACACCCCCAAAAACATATAAGTGTACCATTAAATATACCTATTCTAATCTATATGGGGATGTAACGAAAGATGAGCAAGATATCTATATTAAAGTAACAAAAGGCTATCCTGCTATTGATCTTGCGGTTACAGATGTTACAACAACACCTGCTGTTGTCAATGCTGGTGAAGAAGTAAATCTTACGCTAAAAGTCAATAATAATGCAGGTATGAAAACAGTCAATAAAGTAACCTTATCCTTAGAAGGGTTAGCAAAAGACGGTGTATCTGGCTTCTCCATGACTAACGGTGTTAACAGTAAGGATATACTGAATCTATCCCCTCAAGAAAAAGGCAATGAAGTCACTTTCTCTCTTCTTGCTGGATCAGACTTGAAAAAAGGTAGTTATCCATTAACCCTTGTGATGAAATATATGGATACCGAACATGAAGAAAAAGAAATCAAAAAAGAAATCTACATTAATGTCAACAGCGACAGCGATAAATCGACTGATATTACCATACAGAATGTGGCAGCACCTACAGGTAGGATTACTTATGGCAAATCCTTTAAAGTAGGTCTTGATATACAAAACACAGGAGAAGCTGACCTGAAAGATGTGGTGGTCACAGCTACTGGTGTGGATAACACGGTGATGATGCCCATGTCACAAAATGTTCAAGTTGTGGAAAACTTAGCAGTTGGTGCATCACAACATTTAACCTTCCTCTTTCAAGCATCGGACCTTGCAGAAACGAAGAATTACTTAATTAATTTTGAAGTAAAAGGAAAAAGCGATAAAGATAAAGAAACACCTACTTTCTCTCAATACGTGGGTGTCAGTGTAGAAGGTAAACAAAAAGAAGATGATAACAGTACAACAAGTAAGCCCATTATTATTATCAGTGATTTTGTCATCAACCCTAAGATCGTCAATGCTGGTGAAACGTTTGATGTGAAATTAACGTTTATGAACACCCATCGCGATAAGAAAATAGAAAACATTAAAGTGTCCTTCTCGGCAGAGAAAACCACTGATACAGATGCTCAAAAAGTGGGCAGTGTCTTTACACCAGTGGATACAAGTAGTACGTTCCATATTGAAGAAATAGGACCAAAGCAAACAGCCGAACATGAAGTCACATTCTTCACCATACCATCTGCACCTGCCAAAGTACATAATTTAGATGTAACCTTTTATTATGAATACAAAGGGGCTGATGGGAAGATCCTAACGGAAACCCTCTACGATGCTGTAAGAGCTACCGTTGTTCAACCTTCTCGTTTTATCACAAGTGATATTCGCGTACCTGAAACGGTGTTTGTTCAAGAACCTGTTAACATTTCACTTGAAATCAGTAATACAGGTAAAACAACCCTTGATAACTTTACCGTTGCTGTTGAAGGTTTTGGTTCTTCCAATAGCCGCCAATACTTAGGTAACCTTGAACCTGGTAATACAACCTATTATGATGTGGATATCTTTGCAGAACAACCAGGAGATGTTACTGGAAATCTGATATTCTCCTATACCAAGCCAGATGGCAGTGACGAAATCGTTAAGAAAGAAATCAAAACCATGGCACAAGAAATGCAGATGCCTGATATGAGCGAAATGGAAACTGGCAATTTCGATCAAATGAAGCCTGAAGAAAAAAAATCCAATAAAATGTTATACATCATCGGCGGTAGTATCGCCGGTATCATCATTCTCATTATTATCATCGTTATCATCAGAAAAAGAAAAAAGAAAAAGGAATTAGAGTTTGATGAATAG